The nucleotide sequence TGGCTCAGCGCCGCATGCCACCACTGCGCGAATCCGATCTCCTGCGAGCGGGCGATCTGCCACCAGCCCACCGCCAGCACCACGGCGTTGAGGCTCAGGTACACGGGGACCAGGACGACGGCCACGCTGATGGCCTCCGAGAACCCGGCCATGAACACCGCGCCCAGCAGCAGGAGCAGCCCGACGGTCACCCAGAACTGCCAGTGATGCGCCTCGGCTGGCACGTGCGGATTCTCGACGATGTGCACGGCGGCATCGGCCGAGGACAGGGTCATGGTGATGACGAAGTCCGTGATCGCGAAGCCGAGCAGGCACAGGACCAGCACCTTGCCGCTCCAGCGCGGCAGCAGCGTCTCGAGCATCCGGATGGAGCCGGCGCCGTGCGGGGAGGCCACCGACACCCACCGGTAGACCGGCAGCGCGCCGAAGAGTGTGACGGCCACCAGCACCAGGGTGGCCAGCGGAGAGATCAGCCCGGCGGCCAGGATCGCGATGCCGGGCTGATAGCCCAGGGTGGAGAAGTAGTCCACGCCGGACAGGCACATGACCTTCCACCAGGGATGGGTCTTCTCGTCGCGATCGGGGCGACGATGCGGGGCGCCGTAGGAGGCGGAGGGGGATCCGGCCAGCAGCCAGGCGGCGGCGCGGGAGGGCGGTGCGATCACGGCGTACATCATGCGCCTGTCCCGCTCACGGCCCCGCCGCCGAGGGCCTCAGGCGGCTGGCAGTTGCCTGTGAGCCGCGATCTGCCGATCAGTCGGGCAGCGGACCCGACCGATCTGGCTCGGGGCCGAGCAGCCCGCCGAAGGCCACCAGGAGCCCGCCCACCGCGAGCACCGCGGCGATCGCCGCGTGCGGCCCGAGCAGCTGCTGCAGCGGCGGCAGGTAGTAGGGGTAGAGCGCGGGCAGCACGATCGAGATGCTGTAGGCCACCCCGTATCCGCTGGCCCGGATCTCGTCGGGGAAGCGCTCCGTCAGATAGGCGCCCACCGGCCCGTAGCCGGTCACCGTCGTGACCTGCAGCGCGGCTGCCAGCAGCAGCACCGTGCCGATGCCGGCTCCGAGGGCCCCGGACAGCAGCGCCAGGAGGATGACGGGGGAGACCGCTGCGCAGAGCAGCCCGAAGCCCACGAAGAACCGGCGTCGCCCGATCCGACTGGACAGCGCCCCCGCCCCGGCCATGGCCAGCGCGGACACGGCCGTCGCGCCCAGCATGACGAGGGAGACGGTCTGCGGCTCGAGCTGCGGCATGCGCGAGAGCTGGGCGGTCAGGGTGGGCACTGCCATGTAGGTGAGCAGCCACAGCCCGGTCATCAGCACGAGGACCTGCCACAGCGACCGGCGGCTGCTGCCCCTGACGAGCTGCGCCAGCGGGTGCGCCGAACGGGCCGGGCGCCGGCGCTGCGGAGCCTCCTCGACCATGAGGCGGTAGTAGATCAGCATGGCAGCGGCCAGGGCGGCGCCGAGCAGGAACGGCAGCCGCCAGCCCCAGGCGGCGTACTCGCTGTCGTCCAGCAGCAGCAGGAGGAGGAAGGTGACGGCGGCGATGCTGGCGTTGGCCAGCGGCGACATCGCCATGATCATCCCGCTGAGACGACCGCGTGAGCGCGGGCGCGCCCACTCCATGGCCAGCGGGATCGCCGAGGTGTACTCCCCGCCCAGGAAGATCCCGCCCAGGAGGCGCAGCGCCAGCACCGCCAGGAACGTGCCCGCGCCGAGCACCTCGTGCCCGGGGACCAGGGCGATCAGCAGGGTCGTGAGGCAGATGCCGGCGAGGGCGACCTGGGTGATGAGCACCCGGCCCGCGCGGTCGGCGATCGGACCGAAGATCATGGCCCCGAGCGGGCGGCCCAGCAGGGTGGCCACGAAGATCAGGCCGGCATTGCGCACGATGTCATGATCGCCGAACAGCTGCGCCGACACCGGAGCCAGGGCGATCACGGGCAGGAAGATGTCGAACTGGTCGACGTAGTTGCCCATGATCCCGCCGCGGATCGCGCGGCGAGTCGGTGCGGGAGGGCGCCCGTCGGAGGATGCGGTCGCGGGGGCGGACAGGGGTGCAGAAGGCATCGAGCTCTCACTTCCTTCGCCGGTATGAACCGGAGCAGGTTCGACGGTCGAAGCCGCGTCAGCTTCCTCTCAGCCCGTGCCCGGGCTCCCGTGTGGGGTCATTCAGCGGTGCAGGTCCCACGACCTGCGCGCCGCACCGTCGATCCTAGCGGTGCGACGGGCTCGCGTGGCCGAGACCCGAGCATGTGAGGCACAGTGAGGGCGTGCCCCTCATCGCCTCCGAGCCCTCGAGCTCCCCGACGCGCCCGGACCCGGGAGCCCGCATGCTCGGCATCGATCTGGCGCGGGCCGTCGCCCTGCTCGGGATGATGGCCACCCACACGATGGACCTGGTGGATGCGGCTGGTGATCCGCAGCCCGTCGGTCTGATCGCGGGCAAGGCGGCAGCCCTGTTCGCGGTGCTGGCTGGGTTCTCCGTCGAGCTGTCCACGCGGCGCTATGGGCGCTGGCGCGACGCGGCTGCCTCACTGGCGGTGCGCGGCGTGCTGATCGCGATCCTCGGACTCGTGCTGGGATCGCTGTCGAGCTCGATCGCGGTGGTCCTGGTGAACTACGGGGTGCTGTTCCTGCTCGCCCCGCTGGTCCTGCGGCTTCCGGCCCGATGGCTGGCGGCCACGACCGTGATCTGGCTGGCGGTCTCACCGGTGGCGTCCCACCTGATCCGCGGCGGGCTCGGCCTCCAGCGCGCCGCCGAAGCGCCCGAGCTCTCCCACCTGGCTCAGCCGGGTGAGCTGGTCATCGGCGTGCTGCTCACCGGCTACTACCCGGTGCTGCAGTGGATGGGCTACCTCCTCGTGGGGCTGCTCCTGGCCAGGCTCGACTGGCGCAGCGCCGCCACGGCCGCCTGGGCAGGGGCCGTCGGCGCCCTGCTGGCCGCTGCGGCCTGGGTGAGCTCGCAGCTGCTGCTGGCCGCAGGCGGGCACGAGGCCCTCGAGCGTGCCGGCTCCGGTCTGTCGCCGCTGGCCTGGGGCTCGCCGTATGCCGCACAGACCATCGGCAGCCACGGGACCACGCCCACGACCACGTGGTGGTGGCTGATCACGGTCGGTCCGCACTCGTCGACGACCTTCGACCTGGTCTTCACCTCGGGCATCGCGGCGGCGGTCATCGCCGTGTGCGTTCTGATCTGCCTGGCGATAGGGGAGCGCACCCGCCTGCTGATGCCCGTGCTCGCGGCCGGCTCCATGCCGCTGAGCATGTACACGCTGCACGTGATCCTGTCCGAGCTCACCGACCTGTACGTTCTGCATGTGCTCCTGCTGCTGGGGCTCGCCGCGCTGTGGCGGGCCGGCGGGGAGGGGCCTGGACCGCTCGAGTCGCTGGTCTCCGGGGCCGTGCGGCTGGTCGTGCCGCGGCGCTGAGCCTCCCGGCGCCGCGTGGCCTCAGGCGGGCGTCGTCGACTCGCCGGACTCCTCCAGCAGGTGATTCGGCAGCCGATTGCCCTGGGCGCGGCTGCGGATCTCGAGCAGCGTGCGTGCGTGCTGCCACAGCCGCTTATCCGCCTCGGTCACCGGCTCCCAGGCGGGGACGGGCACGGAGGTGCCCTCCTCGTCGCGGGCCACCATGACTGTCAGGCAGTTGGTGGTGACCTCCAGCTCGCGGGACTTCGGATCCCCGGAGCGGACCTCCACGGCGATGTGCATGCCCTTGGTCCCGGTGTAGATCAGGCGGGCGTCGACCTCGACCAGATCCCCGATGTGCAGGGGGCGCATGAAGCGGATGCCGCCGGAGAACACGGCCACGGTGTCCCGGCCGCAGTAGCGGGTCGCGCAGAGGTAGGCGGCCTCGTCGATCCATTCCATGACGATGCCGCCGTGGACCTTGCCGCCCCAGTTCACATCGGTGGGGGCGGCCAGGAAGCGCAGGACCTCGCGCTCGCCGGTGCCCTCCGCGCTGAAGTCCTGGCGGGCGATCTCGGCGGTGATCTCCTCGCGGATCGGGATGCGCGAGAGCGCGTAGTCACGGGCCAGCTCCTGCTCCAGGCCCCGCGGCTCGAAGCTCGGCACGGGCGTGGACTTCCCGCTGCCGTCGACGGCCACGAAGATCGTCAGGCACCGGGCCCGCTCCTCGAGCTCGCCCGT is from Kocuria palustris and encodes:
- a CDS encoding heparan-alpha-glucosaminide N-acetyltransferase domain-containing protein encodes the protein MPLIASEPSSSPTRPDPGARMLGIDLARAVALLGMMATHTMDLVDAAGDPQPVGLIAGKAAALFAVLAGFSVELSTRRYGRWRDAAASLAVRGVLIAILGLVLGSLSSSIAVVLVNYGVLFLLAPLVLRLPARWLAATTVIWLAVSPVASHLIRGGLGLQRAAEAPELSHLAQPGELVIGVLLTGYYPVLQWMGYLLVGLLLARLDWRSAATAAWAGAVGALLAAAAWVSSQLLLAAGGHEALERAGSGLSPLAWGSPYAAQTIGSHGTTPTTTWWWLITVGPHSSTTFDLVFTSGIAAAVIAVCVLICLAIGERTRLLMPVLAAGSMPLSMYTLHVILSELTDLYVLHVLLLLGLAALWRAGGEGPGPLESLVSGAVRLVVPRR
- a CDS encoding MFS transporter codes for the protein MPSAPLSAPATASSDGRPPAPTRRAIRGGIMGNYVDQFDIFLPVIALAPVSAQLFGDHDIVRNAGLIFVATLLGRPLGAMIFGPIADRAGRVLITQVALAGICLTTLLIALVPGHEVLGAGTFLAVLALRLLGGIFLGGEYTSAIPLAMEWARPRSRGRLSGMIMAMSPLANASIAAVTFLLLLLLDDSEYAAWGWRLPFLLGAALAAAMLIYYRLMVEEAPQRRRPARSAHPLAQLVRGSSRRSLWQVLVLMTGLWLLTYMAVPTLTAQLSRMPQLEPQTVSLVMLGATAVSALAMAGAGALSSRIGRRRFFVGFGLLCAAVSPVILLALLSGALGAGIGTVLLLAAALQVTTVTGYGPVGAYLTERFPDEIRASGYGVAYSISIVLPALYPYYLPPLQQLLGPHAAIAAVLAVGGLLVAFGGLLGPEPDRSGPLPD
- a CDS encoding acyl-CoA thioesterase; translation: MDQTTPAPADSRSRRHEVTLRFLASPTDEGHSGTVDAGRVLEWVDKAAFAAAAAWSGSYCVTAYVGNIHFEYPVQVGEMVEVTGTVLTTGRSSMHINTVVRSGDPKTGELEERARCLTIFVAVDGSGKSTPVPSFEPRGLEQELARDYALSRIPIREEITAEIARQDFSAEGTGEREVLRFLAAPTDVNWGGKVHGGIVMEWIDEAAYLCATRYCGRDTVAVFSGGIRFMRPLHIGDLVEVDARLIYTGTKGMHIAVEVRSGDPKSRELEVTTNCLTVMVARDEEGTSVPVPAWEPVTEADKRLWQHARTLLEIRSRAQGNRLPNHLLEESGESTTPA